One region of Natronobacterium texcoconense genomic DNA includes:
- a CDS encoding response regulator, whose product MGSGDDSSSTESDEMIDILLIEPHSGDTRLFEENLRSSKFLNDFHAVSDGEEALEYLHQRNEYEEASRPDLILLEPQLPGKSGKEVVAELDDEPLVSEIPVVVLTGSETEAEIVKDNGLEADFFVQKPMEASDFLEFVQEIEELWLALVNGSESATK is encoded by the coding sequence ATGGGTTCAGGAGACGATTCGAGCAGCACCGAATCCGACGAAATGATCGACATCCTGTTGATCGAGCCACATTCGGGCGATACTCGTCTATTCGAGGAGAATCTCAGGAGTTCCAAGTTTTTGAACGACTTTCACGCCGTTTCCGACGGAGAGGAGGCACTCGAGTACCTCCACCAGCGAAACGAGTACGAAGAGGCGTCGCGTCCCGACCTCATCTTGCTCGAGCCACAGTTGCCCGGAAAGAGCGGGAAAGAGGTCGTCGCCGAGTTAGACGACGAACCGCTTGTGAGCGAGATTCCAGTCGTCGTACTGACGGGGTCGGAAACCGAGGCGGAGATCGTGAAAGACAACGGCCTCGAGGCCGACTTTTTCGTCCAGAAACCGATGGAGGCGAGTGATTTTCTCGAGTTCGTCCAGGAGATCGAGGAGTTGTGGCTCGCGCTCGTGAACGGTTCCGAGTCGGCCACGAAGTGA
- the grxC gene encoding glutaredoxin 3 — MSDQPRVEIYTKEDCPYCDKAKDLFDSKGIEYEEYNVTGDEELFEEMVERANGRKTAPEVFIDDELIGGWDDTSALDETGELDEKLGIEDDGDGTVEHRPLIIAGTGIAGLTAAIYAGRANNDPLVIEGDEPGGQLTLTTDVANYPGFPEGISGPELVNNMKEQARQFGADLKNGIIESVDDSSRPFRVELTNGDVYTADAVIAASGASARTLGVPGEDELMGYGLSTCATCDGAFFRGEDMLVVGGGDAAMEEATFLTKFADTVYIAHRREEFRAEDYWVDRVHEKVEEGEIEIMKNTELLEVHGSQEDGVDYVTLVENDKGHPTDRLDDPETNEFEFDVGAVFLAIGHTPNTAYLEDTGVEMDDDGYLKTQGGDGGGQTETGVPGIFGAGDVVDYHYQQAVTAAGMGSKAALDADEYLEDLERAESTGEAEAAAADD, encoded by the coding sequence ATGAGCGACCAGCCTCGAGTCGAGATCTACACGAAGGAGGATTGTCCGTACTGCGACAAGGCCAAGGACCTCTTCGACAGCAAGGGAATCGAGTACGAGGAGTACAACGTCACGGGCGACGAGGAACTGTTCGAGGAGATGGTCGAACGCGCCAACGGGCGCAAGACCGCACCCGAGGTGTTCATCGACGACGAACTGATCGGCGGCTGGGACGACACGAGCGCGCTCGACGAGACGGGCGAACTCGACGAGAAACTCGGCATCGAAGACGACGGCGACGGGACGGTCGAACACCGTCCGCTCATCATCGCCGGCACGGGAATCGCGGGCCTCACCGCAGCGATCTACGCCGGCCGAGCGAACAACGACCCGCTGGTCATCGAGGGCGACGAACCCGGCGGTCAGCTCACGTTGACGACCGACGTCGCGAACTACCCCGGCTTCCCCGAGGGAATCAGCGGGCCGGAGCTCGTGAACAACATGAAAGAGCAGGCCCGCCAGTTCGGTGCCGATCTGAAAAACGGCATTATCGAGTCGGTCGACGACTCGAGTCGACCGTTCCGCGTCGAACTGACGAACGGCGACGTCTACACCGCAGACGCCGTCATCGCCGCTTCGGGTGCGAGCGCCCGCACGCTCGGGGTTCCGGGCGAGGACGAACTCATGGGCTATGGGCTCTCGACATGTGCGACCTGTGACGGCGCGTTCTTCCGCGGCGAGGACATGCTCGTCGTCGGCGGCGGCGACGCAGCCATGGAGGAAGCGACCTTCCTCACCAAGTTCGCCGACACCGTCTACATCGCCCACCGCCGCGAGGAGTTCCGCGCGGAAGACTACTGGGTCGACCGCGTCCACGAAAAGGTCGAAGAAGGCGAGATCGAGATCATGAAAAACACCGAACTGCTCGAAGTCCACGGCTCTCAGGAGGACGGCGTCGACTACGTCACCCTCGTCGAGAACGACAAGGGCCACCCCACCGACAGACTCGACGACCCCGAGACGAACGAGTTCGAGTTCGACGTCGGCGCAGTCTTCCTCGCGATCGGTCACACGCCGAACACGGCGTACCTCGAGGACACCGGCGTCGAGATGGATGACGACGGCTATCTCAAGACCCAGGGCGGCGACGGCGGCGGACAGACCGAGACCGGCGTCCCCGGCATCTTCGGTGCCGGCGACGTCGTCGACTACCACTACCAGCAGGCCGTCACCGCGGCCGGCATGGGCTCGAAGGCGGCGCTGGATGCCGACGAGTACCTCGAGGACTTAGAGCGGGCCGAGTCCACTGGCGAAGCGGAAGCGGCTGCAGCCGACGACTGA
- a CDS encoding universal stress protein: MSTHVLVPVDGSAAARAALEHACEQFPDGHLTLLYVMDPMADYSRRRSFPGYRDDDQHTNEREKGERALEDALEAVPDDISAETELEGGDPANAIVRYADDNDVDQVVIGSHGRESIARFLLGSVAEAVVRRSVAPVTVVRPDETDSSR; this comes from the coding sequence ATGAGCACACACGTTCTCGTCCCGGTCGACGGATCGGCGGCTGCTCGAGCGGCACTCGAGCACGCCTGCGAACAGTTTCCCGACGGCCACCTGACGCTGCTGTACGTGATGGATCCGATGGCAGACTACAGCCGCCGCCGGTCGTTTCCCGGCTACCGCGACGACGACCAGCACACGAACGAACGGGAGAAAGGCGAACGCGCCCTCGAGGACGCACTCGAGGCCGTTCCGGACGATATCTCGGCCGAGACCGAACTCGAGGGCGGCGATCCAGCCAACGCGATCGTCCGATACGCCGACGACAACGACGTGGATCAGGTCGTTATCGGAAGCCACGGCCGAGAGTCCATCGCACGATTCCTGCTCGGCAGCGTCGCAGAGGCGGTCGTCCGCCGATCGGTAGCGCCAGTGACGGTCGTCCGTCCGGACGAGACCGACTCGAGTCGCTAA
- a CDS encoding DUF357 domain-containing protein — MAADLEEKTDRYGELLAEALEEATIAPREGSPMYDAAAECYEMADSYLEDGRHFREHDDPVNALASFSYGHAWLDAGARIGLFDVPTEGHLFTVE; from the coding sequence ATGGCCGCCGATCTCGAGGAGAAGACAGACCGCTACGGCGAACTACTCGCGGAGGCGCTCGAGGAAGCGACGATCGCGCCGCGTGAGGGGTCGCCGATGTACGACGCCGCCGCGGAGTGTTACGAGATGGCCGACTCGTATCTCGAGGACGGACGACACTTCCGCGAGCACGACGATCCGGTCAACGCCCTGGCATCGTTCTCCTACGGGCACGCGTGGCTCGACGCGGGCGCGCGAATCGGACTGTTCGACGTGCCCACGGAAGGGCACCTGTTCACCGTCGAGTAG
- a CDS encoding COG1361 S-layer family protein has protein sequence MNRNRARLLALVVLSCAVVGAIAAPAIVSAVERGSPNLGVYLEDEEIEPGTEETLELQIQNDAELIVGSGQHVTTARGATVEIEDAGPFEAKSGETALGPIQDGQVVEAPQRIAVPDSVEPGEYDVSVRVRYSYMEYVSERSGSSTRVSTSDRFDVTVVVPDEPRLDVTDVSTAAEPGGTSEAVLEIENTGAVPSNRTKAAVSGGNGITVDGGTAEMPTEEIIGDLEPNESTTMTVDVTIDEGVSAGDRPLEIDFSYHDEDGIERQANSVATSLSTIDQSFSIDGLESTLAVGYDGVVTGTVTNDGPRAVDDAVLTVTPQSDSLFVEDTRYALPDLKPGESTEFRYPTDVSGQADPGPRQMQFSVEYSADGSSVLEDGPMSERVVIADQHEEFSIETADADVRQGETSEVFLEITNERPETLSNIDAKLYTDSPLSAPNSDAFVNELGPGESAEIRFEIGAAPDAAIETHPIELDFEYDTERGDTVVSDFYQHPIDVGAGEDDGGNVGSIVTVMALLTVAGLGVGLWWRRT, from the coding sequence ATGAACCGGAACCGAGCGCGGTTACTCGCCCTGGTCGTCCTCTCGTGTGCCGTCGTGGGCGCCATCGCCGCACCGGCGATCGTAAGCGCCGTCGAGCGCGGGAGCCCGAACCTGGGCGTCTACCTCGAGGACGAAGAGATCGAACCGGGAACCGAAGAGACGCTCGAGTTGCAGATCCAGAACGACGCAGAGTTGATCGTCGGGTCCGGCCAACACGTGACGACCGCCCGCGGGGCTACCGTAGAGATCGAGGACGCCGGCCCGTTCGAAGCGAAGTCCGGAGAGACCGCGCTCGGGCCGATACAGGACGGACAGGTCGTCGAGGCACCACAGCGAATCGCCGTCCCCGACTCGGTCGAACCGGGCGAGTACGACGTGAGCGTTCGCGTTCGGTACTCCTACATGGAATACGTCTCGGAGCGATCGGGAAGCTCAACCCGAGTGTCGACGAGCGATCGGTTCGACGTGACCGTCGTCGTTCCGGACGAGCCACGCCTCGACGTGACTGACGTCTCGACGGCAGCCGAACCAGGTGGAACCTCCGAAGCAGTACTCGAGATCGAAAACACCGGTGCAGTACCGTCGAACCGGACGAAGGCAGCCGTTTCTGGTGGGAACGGCATCACCGTCGACGGCGGCACCGCTGAGATGCCGACCGAGGAGATCATCGGCGACCTCGAGCCGAACGAGTCGACGACGATGACCGTCGACGTCACCATCGACGAGGGCGTCAGCGCCGGCGACCGGCCTCTCGAGATCGACTTCTCCTATCACGACGAGGACGGCATCGAACGGCAGGCAAACAGCGTCGCTACGTCGCTGTCGACGATCGACCAGTCGTTCTCGATCGACGGTCTCGAGAGCACGCTCGCGGTCGGTTACGACGGTGTCGTCACGGGGACGGTCACGAACGACGGTCCGCGTGCGGTCGACGACGCCGTCCTGACCGTGACACCACAGAGTGACTCGCTGTTCGTCGAGGACACGCGGTACGCGCTGCCCGATTTGAAGCCGGGCGAGAGCACCGAGTTCCGGTATCCGACGGACGTCAGCGGCCAGGCCGATCCCGGCCCGCGACAGATGCAGTTTAGCGTGGAGTACTCCGCAGACGGCAGTTCGGTACTGGAAGATGGCCCGATGTCCGAACGCGTCGTCATCGCCGATCAACACGAGGAGTTCTCTATCGAGACCGCCGACGCCGACGTGCGACAGGGCGAGACGAGCGAGGTCTTCCTCGAGATCACGAACGAACGGCCGGAGACGCTCTCGAACATCGACGCCAAACTCTACACCGACAGTCCGCTCTCGGCTCCGAACAGCGACGCCTTCGTGAACGAACTCGGGCCGGGCGAGTCGGCCGAGATCCGCTTCGAGATCGGGGCCGCACCCGATGCAGCGATCGAGACCCACCCGATCGAACTCGACTTCGAGTACGACACCGAACGCGGCGATACGGTCGTCTCAGACTTCTACCAGCACCCGATCGACGTCGGCGCTGGCGAGGACGACGGCGGCAACGTCGGCTCGATCGTCACGGTGATGGCTCTCCTGACCGTCGCTGGCCTCGGCGTCGGCCTCTGGTGGCGACGAACGTAA
- a CDS encoding SPW repeat domain-containing protein, which translates to MTTSDRGSVRTASSSAQRTIGLSAGIGAWLLVSGVFFTGTGWIVIHNVLVGGAIAVTASYAAAFPNGSPIPVPSVAARVVAVLLGLWTIASAFVFDPVGILFWNNLLVGAAVTVLGAASVYTSQQTADVSSTTT; encoded by the coding sequence ATGACGACGAGTGATCGCGGATCCGTCCGAACGGCGTCGTCCAGCGCACAGCGGACGATCGGCCTTTCGGCCGGTATCGGAGCGTGGCTTCTGGTGTCGGGCGTGTTCTTTACCGGGACGGGCTGGATCGTCATCCACAACGTGCTGGTCGGCGGTGCCATCGCCGTTACCGCCTCCTACGCAGCGGCATTTCCGAACGGGAGTCCGATTCCAGTCCCGAGCGTCGCCGCGAGAGTCGTCGCCGTCCTCCTCGGCCTGTGGACGATCGCATCGGCGTTCGTCTTCGATCCCGTGGGAATCCTGTTCTGGAACAACCTGCTCGTCGGCGCCGCCGTCACCGTCCTGGGCGCGGCGAGCGTGTACACGAGCCAGCAAACGGCAGACGTCTCGTCGACGACCACGTAA
- a CDS encoding fumarylacetoacetate hydrolase family protein — protein MRYVRFRDPAGAVRRGEYEDGIAHFANESYDLESDEIDVLPPCEPSKIVCIGRNYADHADEMDSDVPDRPLLFLKPPSALAGHGDTVTVPAGKDRIDYEAELAVVIGEQCRHVPQDDAMDVVEGITCMNDVSNRDDQRQEKNWIRGKAFDGAAPLGPVLATPDEVPEDAAVRSRVNGDLKQDGTRDQLIFPIPELIAEITTYLTLEPGDVIATGTPEGVGPLSDGDEVEIEVEGVGTLEHTVRIP, from the coding sequence ATGAGATACGTTCGATTCCGCGATCCTGCAGGTGCCGTTCGCCGCGGCGAGTACGAAGACGGTATCGCCCACTTCGCGAACGAGAGCTACGACCTCGAGAGCGACGAGATCGACGTCCTGCCGCCGTGTGAGCCGTCGAAGATCGTCTGTATCGGCCGCAACTACGCCGACCACGCCGACGAGATGGACTCGGACGTTCCCGATCGTCCACTCCTGTTCCTGAAACCACCGAGCGCGCTCGCGGGCCACGGCGACACCGTCACCGTCCCCGCGGGGAAAGACCGCATCGACTACGAGGCCGAACTCGCGGTCGTCATCGGCGAACAGTGCCGTCACGTCCCCCAGGACGACGCGATGGACGTCGTCGAGGGCATCACCTGCATGAACGACGTCTCGAACCGCGACGACCAGCGCCAGGAGAAAAACTGGATCCGCGGGAAAGCCTTCGACGGCGCCGCACCGCTCGGCCCGGTGCTCGCGACACCCGACGAGGTCCCCGAGGACGCCGCCGTCCGCTCGCGCGTCAACGGCGACCTGAAACAGGACGGCACCCGCGACCAGCTCATCTTCCCGATCCCCGAGCTGATCGCCGAGATCACGACCTACCTCACCCTCGAGCCGGGTGACGTCATCGCGACCGGCACGCCCGAAGGCGTCGGCCCGCTCTCCGACGGCGACGAGGTCGAAATCGAGGTCGAGGGTGTAGGGACGCTCGAGCACACCGTCCGCATCCCGTAA
- a CDS encoding TetR/AcrR family transcriptional regulator — protein sequence MSDDVFDDPSGTREEILAATYQALVEHGYADLTIERIGDELEKSQSLIYHHYDGKDDLVLSCLEFMLERFEATMAEDELDDPRDRLERVVDWMLAPELDSEHRQFFATTLELRARANYDSAYRDHFTRSDRTFDRRIATIVREGIEQGEFRECDPEAVASTLMTLLTGALFRRSSVDDTEWLEGVREEVDAYLEQCVYATDE from the coding sequence GTGAGTGACGACGTCTTCGACGATCCGTCCGGAACGCGCGAAGAGATTCTCGCAGCGACCTACCAGGCGCTCGTCGAACACGGCTACGCCGACCTGACGATCGAACGGATCGGCGACGAACTCGAGAAGAGCCAGTCGCTGATCTACCACCACTACGACGGCAAGGACGACCTCGTACTCTCGTGTCTCGAGTTCATGCTCGAGCGGTTCGAGGCGACGATGGCCGAGGACGAACTCGACGACCCACGCGACCGACTCGAGCGGGTAGTCGACTGGATGCTCGCGCCCGAACTCGATTCCGAACACCGACAGTTCTTCGCGACGACGCTAGAACTGCGAGCGCGGGCGAACTACGACTCAGCGTATCGCGACCACTTCACGCGTAGCGATCGGACGTTCGATCGCCGAATCGCGACGATCGTTCGAGAAGGGATCGAACAGGGGGAGTTTCGCGAGTGCGACCCCGAGGCCGTCGCCTCGACGCTGATGACGCTTCTAACCGGGGCGCTCTTTCGGCGCTCCTCCGTCGACGACACCGAATGGCTCGAGGGCGTCCGCGAAGAGGTCGACGCCTACCTCGAGCAGTGCGTGTACGCGACCGACGAGTGA
- a CDS encoding efflux RND transporter permease subunit, with amino-acid sequence MSDPDGSRDDRSRDRPAADGDGGSRFASLFGFLASRVPFGGEADGNDTDGTPSSDSSSRPAEDSDPFTRRVNPLITDRPWTIVLVFLLVTGVFMVGAMAGGGGQEAGTDQFTEDSDAQDAFDEMQDNFEQSDHSSGGTSAQLFVTDQNDGNVLSKPNLLRMLEFQDRVETEDGLRVTSTTSPASLVATQLDPEATTAEQQYREIDRASPRQLEAAIADADETAGIPVSTDFTRQSASADVAQIAVTYDTPPASDTSDNAHLQFRTQEIADEIDGFDTGDNVVIWGDALLDEEVVQLLGDTSIVVFPAAMILILFFLLVAYRDPIDLGLGLMALVMTLIWTFGFMGIAGIPFSDSLITVFPLLLAVGIDFGIHIINRYREERAEGKSIGDSMGITTGQLTTALLIVTLTTVFSFMANLVSDITQDFGIVAAAGIIFTFLIFSVFLPAGKVGLDRLREGTRFPEFGTSPLGQENSVMGNVLPVGVHIARTIPVIFLVVILVVGASAAAYGTGVDTEFDQEAFFPDEDRIEQYESLPGPLQPSEYTFMAVLDHLEEDFDQSLDGTVTIYVEDNDLRSDGALREIDRTLQNPPDAFATDGREADADTILGVIDSQAATDPEFAATRDRYDSNGDEIPDRNVDAVYDALFDSSAGDEAAGRLTTDRSATRIDVRIDVDAEQDEAVAAGRATADEMALDATATGQLVIFEAVIEQTLESSVNSLIVAFLLTMIFLVLSYWTLEGRAIYGVLNLVPVLLAVALLAGSMRYFDVPLTPINAPILSVSIGLGVDYTVHFMHRFVDEYENGNGVHESLLVTVRGTGGALTGSMLTTVTGLGVLYVALIPLIMEFGLLLALGVFYAWLTSIVVLPSVIVVWDQYERGALSIDGLRDDLTDAISSNR; translated from the coding sequence ATGAGCGACCCCGACGGTTCCCGCGACGACCGCAGCCGAGACCGGCCTGCCGCCGACGGCGACGGCGGCTCGAGATTCGCCTCTCTCTTCGGGTTCCTCGCCTCGAGAGTCCCGTTCGGCGGCGAAGCGGACGGCAACGACACCGACGGGACCCCCTCGAGCGACAGCAGTAGTCGACCTGCGGAAGACAGCGATCCGTTCACCAGGCGAGTCAATCCCCTGATTACGGACCGCCCCTGGACCATCGTCCTCGTCTTTCTCCTCGTAACGGGCGTCTTCATGGTCGGCGCGATGGCCGGCGGTGGCGGACAGGAAGCCGGCACGGACCAGTTCACGGAGGACTCGGACGCCCAGGACGCGTTCGACGAGATGCAGGACAACTTCGAACAGTCGGACCACAGTAGCGGCGGCACCAGCGCCCAGCTATTCGTTACGGACCAGAACGACGGAAACGTCCTCTCGAAGCCGAACCTGTTGCGGATGCTCGAGTTTCAGGATCGGGTCGAAACCGAAGACGGACTCCGGGTCACCTCGACGACGAGTCCGGCCTCCCTGGTCGCGACACAGCTCGATCCCGAGGCGACGACCGCCGAACAGCAGTACCGGGAGATCGATCGCGCCTCGCCCCGGCAACTCGAGGCAGCCATCGCGGATGCCGACGAGACGGCCGGGATCCCGGTCAGCACTGACTTCACGCGCCAGTCGGCGTCGGCGGACGTCGCCCAGATCGCAGTCACCTACGATACGCCGCCGGCCTCGGACACGAGCGACAACGCTCACCTCCAGTTCCGGACCCAGGAAATCGCAGACGAGATCGACGGCTTCGACACCGGTGACAACGTCGTCATCTGGGGTGACGCGCTCCTCGACGAGGAGGTCGTCCAGTTGCTGGGCGATACGTCGATCGTCGTCTTCCCGGCGGCGATGATACTGATCCTGTTTTTCCTGCTGGTCGCCTACCGCGACCCGATCGACCTCGGGCTCGGCCTGATGGCGCTGGTAATGACGTTGATCTGGACGTTCGGGTTCATGGGGATCGCGGGCATTCCGTTCTCCGACTCGCTGATCACCGTCTTCCCGCTGTTGCTCGCCGTCGGGATCGACTTCGGGATACACATCATCAATCGCTACCGCGAGGAGCGGGCTGAAGGGAAATCGATCGGGGACTCGATGGGGATCACGACCGGTCAGTTGACGACGGCACTGCTGATCGTCACGCTGACGACGGTCTTTAGCTTCATGGCGAATCTCGTCAGCGACATCACGCAGGACTTCGGAATCGTCGCCGCTGCCGGCATCATCTTCACGTTTCTCATCTTCAGCGTCTTCCTCCCGGCCGGGAAGGTCGGACTCGATCGTCTCCGCGAGGGGACGCGATTCCCCGAGTTCGGCACCAGCCCGCTCGGGCAGGAAAACTCCGTTATGGGCAACGTTCTCCCGGTCGGCGTCCACATCGCTCGCACTATCCCCGTAATCTTCCTCGTCGTGATCCTCGTCGTCGGGGCGAGCGCGGCGGCGTACGGTACCGGCGTCGACACCGAGTTCGATCAGGAGGCCTTCTTCCCCGACGAAGACCGGATCGAACAGTACGAGTCCCTGCCCGGGCCGCTCCAGCCAAGCGAGTACACGTTCATGGCCGTCCTCGATCACCTCGAGGAGGACTTCGACCAGAGTCTCGACGGGACAGTGACGATATACGTCGAGGACAACGATCTCAGATCCGACGGTGCGCTCAGAGAGATCGACCGCACACTCCAGAACCCACCGGACGCGTTCGCGACCGACGGCCGGGAGGCAGACGCCGACACGATCCTCGGAGTTATCGACTCCCAGGCCGCAACCGATCCTGAGTTCGCGGCGACCCGCGATCGATACGACAGCAACGGCGACGAGATTCCCGACCGGAACGTCGACGCCGTCTACGATGCGCTGTTCGACTCCAGCGCGGGCGACGAGGCCGCCGGCCGACTGACGACCGACCGGAGCGCGACCCGGATCGACGTTCGGATCGACGTCGACGCCGAACAGGACGAAGCCGTCGCCGCCGGCAGAGCCACCGCCGACGAGATGGCCCTCGACGCGACGGCGACCGGCCAACTGGTCATCTTCGAGGCCGTGATCGAACAGACCCTCGAGTCGTCGGTCAACAGCCTGATCGTCGCGTTCCTGCTGACGATGATCTTCCTCGTTCTCTCGTACTGGACTCTCGAGGGGCGGGCGATCTACGGGGTTTTGAACCTGGTGCCCGTGTTGCTCGCCGTGGCGCTGCTTGCCGGTTCGATGCGGTACTTCGACGTCCCGTTGACGCCGATCAACGCGCCGATCCTGTCGGTTTCGATCGGACTCGGGGTAGACTACACCGTCCACTTCATGCACCGGTTCGTCGACGAGTACGAGAACGGGAACGGCGTTCACGAGTCGTTGCTCGTGACCGTCCGCGGCACCGGCGGCGCGCTCACCGGCAGCATGCTGACGACAGTCACCGGACTCGGCGTGCTCTACGTGGCTCTGATCCCGCTGATCATGGAGTTCGGTCTCCTGCTCGCGCTGGGGGTGTTCTACGCCTGGCTCACGTCGATCGTCGTCCTTCCCTCCGTGATCGTCGTCTGGGATCAATACGAGCGAGGAGCGCTCTCGATCGACGGACTGCGAGACGATCTGACCGACGCGATCAGTTCCAATCGCTAG
- a CDS encoding class I SAM-dependent methyltransferase, with amino-acid sequence MHPAKGFFDEWAGFYDANYEDQEIGDVEFYVNLAQEVDGPVLEVGCGTGRIYLDLLRAGVDAYGIDISEEMLAILEQKADEADLTPSVRQSDMTDFVPTRKYELIIVPFRTFLHNVTIADQKAALRQLREALVPDGRLVLNFFVPSFDVICETYGDPKTQSVTHRGDEYVVTDVSRIVDVCNICRISHEATTTIGNW; translated from the coding sequence ATGCATCCCGCAAAAGGGTTTTTCGACGAGTGGGCGGGCTTTTACGATGCTAATTACGAGGACCAGGAAATCGGAGATGTCGAATTTTACGTCAACCTGGCTCAAGAGGTCGATGGTCCGGTTCTCGAAGTCGGCTGCGGAACAGGCCGCATATATCTCGATCTCCTTCGGGCCGGCGTGGACGCGTACGGTATCGATATCTCTGAAGAGATGCTCGCCATTCTGGAACAGAAAGCCGACGAAGCTGACCTCACACCTTCCGTTCGACAATCGGATATGACGGACTTCGTCCCTACTCGGAAGTACGAACTCATCATCGTCCCGTTTCGCACTTTCCTCCATAACGTCACAATAGCGGATCAGAAGGCGGCTCTCCGACAACTCCGCGAGGCTTTGGTGCCGGATGGACGACTCGTCCTGAACTTCTTTGTTCCGAGTTTCGATGTGATCTGCGAAACCTACGGCGACCCGAAGACGCAATCTGTCACACATCGAGGTGATGAATACGTCGTAACCGACGTATCCCGGATCGTCGATGTTTGTAATATCTGCCGTATCTCACACGAGGCGACGACCACTATCGGGAATTGGTAG